In one Methanobrevibacter arboriphilus genomic region, the following are encoded:
- a CDS encoding RNase J family beta-CASP ribonuclease translates to MTVEVIAIGGYEEVGKNMTAVKVGEEVIIFDMGIHLDRISIHEDTDIDRMHSLDLIERGVIPDDTLMKDVDGKVKAIVFSHGHLDHIGAVAKLAHRYDAPIIATPYTIALIERTIKGERKFSVSNPLRNLNPGGKLQLSKDVTLEFVQSTHSIPQAVLPALHTREGVIVYANDFKFDNHQKISPPPDYNRLRELGKKGVLSLIVETTRANEFHEVKTYSERVAKIILEDLMKQPLKEKTGMIVTTFSSHVERVQAIADIAKTSDRHIFFLGRSMERYCGIAENFGILDLPDNASVYGSPKAVTKALNKAEDNREEYLLVTTGHQGEPDALLPRIASGRTPFTVRPGDNVIISAPIIPNPTNKANRHMMERRLISSGARIYSNAHVSGHAGREDHRDFIRMLKPKHIIPAHGELEMLAAYGELAEEEGYRIGNNVHILRNGQAQVFNEGF, encoded by the coding sequence TTGACTGTAGAAGTTATTGCAATAGGTGGATATGAAGAAGTCGGAAAAAATATGACTGCTGTAAAGGTAGGTGAAGAAGTTATAATCTTTGACATGGGAATCCATCTTGATAGAATAAGTATCCATGAGGATACTGATATAGATAGAATGCATAGTTTAGATTTAATTGAAAGAGGAGTAATTCCTGATGATACTTTAATGAAGGATGTAGATGGGAAAGTTAAGGCGATTGTCTTTTCTCACGGGCATCTAGATCATATTGGGGCAGTAGCTAAGTTAGCTCATCGTTATGATGCTCCAATTATAGCTACTCCTTATACTATAGCGCTTATTGAAAGAACAATAAAGGGTGAAAGGAAATTTTCTGTTTCAAACCCTTTAAGAAACTTAAATCCGGGTGGTAAATTACAATTATCAAAAGATGTAACATTGGAATTTGTACAATCAACCCATAGTATTCCACAAGCAGTATTGCCTGCTCTTCATACTCGTGAAGGTGTTATTGTTTATGCAAATGATTTTAAATTTGATAACCATCAAAAAATATCTCCACCTCCTGACTATAATAGGTTAAGAGAATTAGGTAAAAAAGGTGTTTTATCTCTTATTGTTGAAACTACAAGAGCTAATGAGTTTCATGAGGTTAAAACTTATTCTGAAAGAGTGGCTAAGATTATTTTAGAGGATTTGATGAAGCAACCTCTAAAAGAAAAAACTGGAATGATTGTAACTACTTTTTCATCTCATGTTGAGAGAGTTCAAGCTATAGCTGATATTGCTAAAACTAGTGATAGACATATTTTCTTTTTAGGTAGGTCTATGGAAAGATACTGTGGTATTGCTGAAAATTTTGGAATATTAGATTTACCTGATAATGCTAGTGTTTATGGAAGTCCAAAGGCAGTTACAAAAGCACTTAATAAGGCTGAAGATAATAGGGAAGAATATTTACTTGTTACTACTGGACATCAAGGTGAACCTGATGCTTTACTTCCAAGAATAGCAAGTGGTAGAACTCCTTTTACTGTAAGGCCTGGAGATAATGTTATAATCTCTGCTCCAATTATTCCAAATCCTACAAATAAAGCTAATAGACATATGATGGAAAGAAGATTAATTTCAAGTGGTGCTAGAATATATTCTAATGCTCATGTATCTGGACATGCTGGAAGGGAAGATCATAGAGACTTTATTAGAATGCTTAAACCAAAACATATAATCCCTGCTCATGGGGAATTAGAAATGTTAGCTGCATATGGTGAATTAGCAGAAGAAGAAGGATATAGGATAGGTAACAACGTACATATTTTAAGAAATGGTCAAGCTCAAGTGTTTAATGAAGGATTTTAG
- the mvk gene encoding mevalonate kinase: MEIIASAPGKTILFGEHAVVYGEPAIAGAVNKRATIRLKEASDVSIFKSNDLGFEAELDTVAKRYRLKKGKPGIIKYILEILHKCHDHSPIELDLSLDIPIGSGLGSSAAVTVATLAALFKYQGKKFNKSFIAKKAHEIENNVQGMASPLDTRVSTFGGLIYLSKDKKISKFDTNLKSSFVIGYTSKRGNTGRMVKSVKSLKNRHPMVVTPIIKTIGKITDEAKIAIIKKQEFKLGELMNINQGLLDSLGVNTNELSRMVYLARKAGASGSKITGAGGGGSIIACCPRNQDRVFKALSYHDNAIKVNFSNRGVFVKEIR; encoded by the coding sequence ATGGAAATTATTGCTTCAGCTCCTGGTAAAACAATACTATTTGGGGAGCATGCTGTTGTTTATGGTGAACCTGCTATTGCAGGGGCTGTTAATAAAAGAGCAACTATAAGATTAAAAGAGGCTTCTGATGTTTCTATTTTTAAATCTAATGATTTGGGATTTGAGGCAGAATTAGACACTGTTGCTAAAAGATATAGGCTGAAGAAAGGAAAACCTGGTATAATAAAATATATTTTAGAAATTTTACATAAATGTCATGATCATAGTCCTATTGAATTGGATCTTTCTTTAGATATTCCTATTGGTTCGGGACTTGGATCTTCAGCAGCTGTAACCGTAGCTACTCTTGCAGCACTTTTTAAATATCAAGGAAAGAAATTTAATAAGAGTTTTATAGCTAAAAAAGCCCATGAGATTGAAAATAATGTTCAAGGTATGGCAAGTCCACTTGATACAAGAGTAAGTACTTTTGGAGGATTAATATATCTTTCAAAAGATAAAAAGATATCTAAATTTGATACAAATCTTAAATCTTCTTTTGTTATAGGTTACACTTCTAAACGTGGTAATACTGGAAGAATGGTTAAATCTGTAAAATCTTTAAAAAATAGGCATCCTATGGTTGTAACTCCAATTATAAAGACTATTGGTAAAATAACTGATGAAGCTAAAATAGCTATCATTAAAAAGCAAGAATTTAAGTTAGGGGAATTAATGAATATTAATCAGGGTTTACTTGATTCTCTTGGTGTAAATACTAATGAACTTTCTCGTATGGTTTATCTTGCAAGAAAAGCAGGAGCTAGCGGTTCAAAAATTACTGGAGCTGGTGGAGGAGGTAGTATTATTGCATGCTGTCCAAGAAATCAGGATAGGGTATTTAAAGCTCTTAGTTATCATGATAATGCTATAAAAGTCAACTTTTCAAATAGGGGAGTTTTTGTTAAAGAAATTAGATAA
- the fni gene encoding type 2 isopentenyl-diphosphate Delta-isomerase, whose product MISDRKLEHLLLCKHYDVQYKNKNSGFKDIELVHNALPEINKEEIDISTNVFGKKLESPLLITAITGGHPSAFKINKELAIAAESEKIGLGLGSQRAAIENPELSNTYEIARENAPNTLLIGNIGAPQIIGDSKNSKEFAQKAIDMIDADILAIHLNALQESIQPEGDVNATGYVNSIENIVEEIDVPIMVKETGTGIAFEEGKTLESAGVDFIDVAGAGGTSWAAVETYRAEDRYIGELFWDWGIPTAVTTAELSNSLDIPIISSGGIRSGLDAAKAIALGADAVGMALPILKEAFVGHDEIIKFINIFNDSLKIAMFLVGAKNLEELKNSNLIIKGDTKEWLVEREFNTKNYSRRN is encoded by the coding sequence ATGATTTCAGATAGAAAATTAGAACATCTATTATTATGTAAACACTATGATGTTCAATACAAAAATAAAAATTCTGGATTTAAGGATATTGAACTTGTTCATAATGCCTTACCAGAAATAAACAAAGAGGAAATTGACATATCTACCAATGTTTTTGGAAAAAAATTAGAATCTCCTCTTTTGATAACTGCTATTACTGGGGGACATCCCTCAGCTTTTAAGATTAATAAAGAATTAGCTATAGCTGCTGAAAGTGAAAAAATTGGTCTTGGTCTAGGTAGTCAAAGAGCAGCAATCGAGAACCCAGAACTTTCAAATACTTATGAAATAGCTAGAGAAAATGCTCCCAATACTCTTTTAATTGGAAATATAGGGGCTCCTCAAATAATTGGAGATTCAAAAAACTCTAAAGAATTTGCTCAAAAAGCTATTGATATGATTGATGCAGATATACTAGCTATTCATTTAAATGCACTCCAAGAGTCAATACAGCCTGAAGGAGATGTCAATGCTACTGGTTATGTTAATTCAATTGAGAATATTGTTGAGGAGATTGATGTTCCTATAATGGTTAAAGAAACTGGAACTGGCATTGCATTTGAGGAAGGTAAAACTCTTGAAAGTGCAGGTGTAGATTTTATTGATGTTGCAGGTGCTGGTGGAACTAGTTGGGCTGCTGTAGAAACTTATCGTGCTGAAGATAGATATATTGGTGAGTTATTCTGGGATTGGGGAATTCCGACTGCAGTTACAACTGCTGAACTTTCAAATTCATTAGATATTCCTATTATATCTTCAGGCGGGATTCGTTCAGGATTAGATGCTGCTAAAGCAATTGCTCTTGGTGCAGATGCGGTTGGAATGGCTTTACCGATATTAAAAGAAGCTTTTGTTGGACATGATGAAATTATCAAATTTATTAATATATTTAATGATTCTTTGAAAATAGCTATGTTTTTAGTAGGTGCAAAAAACTTAGAAGAACTTAAAAATTCAAATCTGATTATAAAAGGCGATACTAAAGAATGGCTAGTGGAAAGGGAATTTAACACAAAAAATTATTCAAGGAGGAACTGA
- the idsA gene encoding short chain isoprenyl diphosphate synthase IdsA, protein MSNINEDVGKVLGQYSKDIHKEIGNTLSNIGPEDLREASIYLTEAGGKMLRPALTVLVCEAVGGTFSSCIKAAAAIELIHTFSLIHDDIMDKDDMRRGKPSVHKVWGEPVAILAGDTLFSKAYELVINSKNEIDSSNPEECLNRVNRTLSTVADACVKICEGQAQDMGFEGNFDVSEEEYMEMIFKKTAALIAAATESGAIMGGANEKIVSNMYDYGKLIGLAFQIQDDYLDLVSDEGSLGKPVGSDIAEGKMTIIVVNALNRANPEDKKRILEILKMGNESGNCDQVYVDEAISLFEKYGSIQYAQNIALANVKEAKQLLEILPESEAKHTLSLVADFVLYRQN, encoded by the coding sequence ATGTCAAATATTAATGAAGATGTAGGTAAAGTATTAGGACAATATTCTAAAGATATTCATAAAGAAATAGGAAATACTCTTTCAAATATAGGGCCAGAAGATCTTCGTGAAGCTTCAATTTATCTTACAGAAGCTGGTGGTAAAATGTTAAGACCTGCTCTAACAGTTTTAGTCTGTGAAGCTGTTGGCGGGACTTTTTCAAGTTGTATAAAAGCTGCTGCTGCTATAGAATTAATTCATACGTTTTCACTTATTCATGATGATATTATGGATAAAGATGATATGAGACGTGGAAAACCTTCAGTTCATAAAGTTTGGGGTGAACCAGTAGCTATATTAGCTGGTGATACTTTATTTTCAAAGGCTTATGAACTGGTTATTAACTCAAAAAATGAGATTGATTCTTCAAATCCAGAAGAGTGTTTAAATCGTGTAAACAGAACTTTATCCACTGTTGCTGATGCTTGTGTTAAAATATGTGAAGGTCAAGCTCAAGATATGGGCTTTGAAGGGAATTTTGATGTAAGTGAAGAAGAATATATGGAAATGATATTTAAAAAAACTGCTGCATTAATTGCTGCTGCCACTGAATCTGGAGCTATAATGGGTGGTGCTAATGAAAAAATTGTTTCAAATATGTATGATTATGGTAAACTTATTGGTTTAGCTTTTCAAATTCAAGATGATTATTTAGATCTTGTTAGTGATGAAGGTTCTCTTGGAAAACCTGTTGGTAGTGATATTGCTGAAGGTAAGATGACAATTATAGTTGTAAATGCATTAAACAGGGCTAATCCTGAGGATAAAAAAAGAATTTTAGAAATTTTAAAGATGGGTAATGAAAGTGGTAATTGTGATCAGGTATACGTAGATGAAGCAATATCTCTTTTTGAAAAATATGGTTCTATTCAATATGCTCAAAATATTGCTCTTGC
- a CDS encoding DNA-directed RNA polymerase subunit N, with protein MIPIRCISCGKPVSAYFDEYNSRIADGEDSKAILDDMGIKRYCCRRMLITHVETWE; from the coding sequence ATGATTCCTATACGATGTATAAGTTGTGGAAAGCCAGTTTCTGCATATTTTGATGAATATAATAGTAGGATAGCTGATGGGGAAGATTCAAAAGCTATTCTTGATGATATGGGTATTAAAAGATACTGTTGTAGGAGAATGTTAATTACTCACGTTGAAACATGGGAATAA
- the eno gene encoding phosphopyruvate hydratase, whose protein sequence is MDSVIEDVRVRKILDSRGNATVEVDILTWNGFGRAAAPSGASTGSREVVAFPDGGVDKIISEVEDLISSELIGMDAEDIADIDLVLKEIDGTDNYASIGGNTTVAVSMAVAKAAAASYNLPLYKYLGGNFVNEIPYPLGNMMNGGAHAGVNAPDIQEFLIVPVGANNITEAVFANSAVHKKLKELIQTKDSLFTGGKGDEGGWIPNVSNDIALEIQAQACEEVGDEIGIKISPALDMAASEFWDANQEKYIYSQDNVSRDTGDQIEFVKDIIETYNMIYVEDPFDEADFDGFKELNSLVGDKCFVCGDDIFVTNKEILAKGIEMNAANAIIIKPNQIGSLSETYATVKLAKENDVAPVVSHRSGETTDETIAHLAVAFGAPLIKTGALGGERIAKLNELIRIEEELSNPIMAKLNK, encoded by the coding sequence TTGGATAGTGTTATAGAAGATGTTCGTGTTAGAAAAATTTTAGATAGTAGAGGAAATGCTACTGTTGAAGTAGATATTCTTACTTGGAATGGGTTTGGACGAGCTGCAGCTCCGAGTGGTGCAAGTACTGGATCTCGTGAAGTTGTTGCATTTCCAGATGGAGGAGTAGACAAAATTATTAGTGAAGTAGAGGATTTAATTTCTTCTGAACTAATTGGGATGGATGCTGAAGATATTGCAGATATTGATTTAGTTTTAAAAGAGATTGATGGAACTGATAATTATGCGTCTATTGGTGGAAATACTACTGTAGCAGTATCTATGGCAGTAGCTAAAGCAGCTGCAGCTTCATATAACTTACCACTTTATAAATATTTAGGTGGAAATTTTGTTAATGAAATTCCCTATCCTTTAGGTAATATGATGAATGGTGGAGCTCATGCAGGTGTTAATGCTCCAGATATTCAAGAATTTTTAATCGTTCCAGTTGGTGCAAATAATATTACTGAAGCGGTTTTTGCAAACTCAGCAGTTCATAAGAAACTAAAAGAGCTTATTCAGACTAAAGATTCTCTTTTTACTGGTGGTAAAGGAGATGAAGGTGGTTGGATTCCTAATGTAAGTAATGATATTGCTTTAGAAATTCAAGCTCAAGCTTGTGAAGAAGTTGGGGATGAAATTGGAATAAAAATTTCTCCTGCTTTAGACATGGCTGCTTCTGAGTTTTGGGATGCTAATCAAGAAAAATATATTTATTCTCAAGATAATGTTTCTAGAGATACTGGTGATCAGATTGAGTTTGTTAAAGATATAATTGAAACTTATAATATGATCTATGTTGAAGATCCATTTGATGAGGCTGACTTTGATGGGTTTAAAGAATTAAATTCTCTTGTTGGTGATAAATGTTTTGTTTGTGGTGATGATATATTTGTTACAAATAAAGAGATTCTAGCTAAAGGAATTGAGATGAATGCTGCTAATGCAATCATTATTAAACCTAATCAAATTGGTTCATTATCTGAAACTTATGCGACTGTTAAATTAGCTAAAGAAAACGATGTTGCACCTGTTGTTTCTCATAGATCTGGTGAGACAACTGATGAGACTATTGCTCACTTAGCTGTTGCATTTGGAGCACCTTTAATTAAAACTGGTGCATTAGGTGGAGAAAGAATAGCGAAATTAAATGAGCTAATCCGTATAGAAGAAGAATTATCCAATCCAATAATGGCTAAATTGAATAAATGA
- the amrB gene encoding AmmeMemoRadiSam system protein B, with product MIRKPAVAGLFYDKNPSELKKTIEWCFNHKLGPGKVPELGISDDDPNKDNIYGAVVPHAGYSYSGPIAAHAYCEIVENGFPETFIILCPNHTGLGTGISIFKEGIWSTPLGNIEVDEEFAEEMIINSDLIDSDTSAHIREHSCEVHLPFLQYFSNDFKIVPIVIWMQDMESGSDIANSITKTAKKLGRSILMIASTDLTHYESKQIAEKKDKLILDAISNMDEHSLLKAVEDFRISMCGYGPTIAVIKASRSLGAKKGKILKYATSGDISGDLSSVVGYCSAIFD from the coding sequence ATGATAAGAAAACCAGCTGTAGCAGGATTATTTTATGATAAAAATCCATCTGAATTAAAAAAAACTATTGAATGGTGTTTCAATCATAAATTAGGGCCTGGAAAAGTTCCTGAATTGGGAATTTCAGATGATGATCCAAACAAGGATAATATTTATGGTGCTGTTGTTCCTCATGCAGGATATTCTTATTCTGGACCTATCGCTGCTCATGCTTACTGTGAAATAGTTGAAAATGGCTTTCCTGAAACATTCATAATATTATGTCCTAACCATACTGGTTTGGGAACTGGGATTTCAATATTTAAAGAAGGTATATGGAGTACTCCTTTAGGAAATATTGAAGTTGATGAAGAATTTGCAGAAGAAATGATTATAAACTCTGATTTAATCGATTCTGATACATCTGCTCACATTAGAGAGCATAGCTGTGAAGTTCATCTTCCATTCTTACAGTACTTTTCCAATGATTTTAAGATTGTTCCTATAGTTATTTGGATGCAAGATATGGAAAGTGGCTCTGATATAGCTAATTCTATTACTAAAACAGCTAAAAAATTAGGAAGATCTATTTTAATGATTGCTAGTACTGATTTAACTCATTATGAATCTAAACAAATAGCTGAAAAGAAGGATAAATTGATATTGGATGCAATATCAAATATGGATGAACATTCTCTTTTAAAGGCTGTTGAAGATTTTAGAATTAGTATGTGTGGTTATGGTCCTACAATCGCTGTTATTAAAGCATCAAGATCTTTAGGCGCCAAAAAAGGGAAAATCTTAAAATACGCGACAAGTGGAGATATTTCTGGAGATTTAAGCTCAGTTGTAGGATATTGTTCAGCTATTTTTGATTAA
- a CDS encoding DNA-directed RNA polymerase subunit K, translating into MATNKLTRFEKARLLGARALQLSMGAKPLVKVSESIDPIDIAALELENKVLPLDVKKNEYNK; encoded by the coding sequence ATGGCAACAAATAAATTAACAAGATTTGAAAAAGCTAGACTTCTTGGAGCAAGAGCTCTTCAACTTTCTATGGGTGCTAAACCTTTAGTAAAAGTATCCGAATCTATTGATCCAATTGACATTGCTGCTTTAGAACTTGAAAATAAAGTTTTACCTTTAGATGTTAAAAAAAATGAATATAATAAATAA
- a CDS encoding 30S ribosomal protein S9: MKKVVHTSGKRKTAIARGTVQEGKGRIRINKRPIELYSPELARLKLTEPLTLAGDLANDIDINVKVIGGGVMGQAEAARMVIAKGLVQWTNDMDLKEKFVQYDRTMLVGDPRRSEPKKYGGPGARARKQKSYR, from the coding sequence ATGAAAAAAGTTGTTCACACAAGTGGAAAGCGTAAAACAGCTATTGCTCGAGGTACAGTTCAAGAAGGTAAAGGTAGAATTAGGATAAATAAACGTCCAATTGAACTTTATTCACCAGAGCTTGCTAGATTAAAATTAACCGAGCCTTTAACTTTAGCTGGTGATTTAGCTAATGATATTGATATTAATGTCAAAGTTATTGGTGGAGGAGTTATGGGTCAAGCAGAAGCTGCTCGTATGGTTATTGCAAAAGGATTAGTACAATGGACTAATGATATGGATCTTAAAGAAAAATTTGTTCAATATGATAGAACAATGTTAGTTGGAGATCCAAGACGTTCTGAGCCAAAAAAGTATGGTGGTCCTGGAGCAAGAGCTCGTAAACAAAAAAGTTATCGGTGA
- a CDS encoding 4Fe-4S dicluster domain-containing protein — translation MAKVTVDYDKCDGGDCGECADVCPMEVLVLEGDKIVIQNQEDCSLCEVCMDVCPQECVNVEDD, via the coding sequence ATGGCAAAAGTAACTGTTGATTATGATAAATGTGATGGTGGAGATTGTGGTGAATGTGCAGATGTCTGCCCTATGGAAGTCTTAGTACTTGAAGGAGATAAAATAGTCATACAAAACCAAGAAGACTGTAGTTTATGTGAAGTTTGTATGGATGTTTGTCCTCAAGAATGTGTTAATGTTGAGGATGATTAA
- the rpsB gene encoding 30S ribosomal protein S2 encodes MSELLIPLEEYLAAGLHIGTQQKTSDMEKYIFRIRSDGLYVLDISKTNDRIMAAAKFLSKYDPEDILVVATRQYGQAPVKKFGEVTGCKSIPGRFIPGTLTNPNYSKFIEPKVIVVTDPRSDSQAIIESKQIGVPVVALCDTENLLSTVDLAIPVNNKGRKAIALVYWLLARQMLREKGTIGEDEDISLDAADFELKF; translated from the coding sequence TTGTCAGAATTATTAATACCATTAGAAGAATACTTAGCAGCAGGATTACATATAGGAACTCAGCAAAAAACAAGTGATATGGAAAAATATATATTTCGTATAAGATCTGATGGTTTATATGTTTTAGATATTAGCAAAACCAATGATAGAATAATGGCAGCTGCTAAATTTTTGTCTAAATATGATCCAGAAGATATACTTGTAGTAGCTACAAGACAATATGGTCAAGCTCCTGTTAAGAAGTTTGGAGAAGTTACTGGTTGTAAATCAATTCCTGGAAGATTTATCCCTGGAACATTAACTAATCCTAATTACTCTAAATTCATTGAACCAAAAGTTATTGTTGTAACTGATCCAAGATCTGATTCTCAAGCTATTATAGAGTCTAAACAAATAGGTGTTCCTGTTGTTGCTTTATGTGATACTGAAAACTTATTAAGTACTGTTGATTTAGCAATTCCTGTTAATAATAAAGGTAGAAAAGCTATTGCTTTAGTATATTGGTTATTAGCTAGACAAATGTTGAGAGAAAAAGGTACCATCGGTGAAGATGAAGATATTAGTCTAGATGCAGCTGACTTCGAGTTAAAATTTTAA
- a CDS encoding 50S ribosomal protein L13: MIIDGEGHILGRLASVTSKKLLEGEEIVVLNAEKIMLTGSKDWAYAKYKQRLDRASISNPRDLGPKYPRRPEEIFRRTVRGMLPIKKSKGRTAFKGLKAYVGVPKEFNDLETSKVPDAEYGNIKKGIELGEISKLLGAKF, translated from the coding sequence ATGATTATTGATGGAGAAGGACATATTTTAGGAAGACTTGCTAGTGTAACAAGTAAAAAACTTCTTGAAGGTGAAGAGATTGTTGTTCTTAATGCTGAAAAAATAATGCTCACTGGTTCAAAAGATTGGGCTTATGCTAAGTATAAACAAAGACTTGATAGGGCAAGTATTTCTAATCCAAGAGATTTAGGTCCAAAATATCCAAGAAGACCTGAAGAAATTTTTAGAAGAACTGTAAGGGGAATGTTACCAATTAAAAAATCTAAAGGAAGAACTGCTTTTAAAGGCTTAAAAGCTTATGTAGGTGTTCCAAAGGAATTTAATGATTTAGAAACATCTAAAGTACCTGATGCAGAATATGGGAATATTAAGAAAGGAATAGAATTAGGAGAAATTTCAAAACTTTTAGGAGCTAAATTTTAA
- a CDS encoding 50S ribosomal protein L18e, giving the protein MARRVIKTNPNLTELIKNLKDKSYNEEVAIWKDVAQRLERASRRQAEVNLSDINRVSEENQTVLVPGKVLSNGQLDHEVSIAALKFSKTAQEKIEKSGGECISISEIIEKNPKGSNIKIVE; this is encoded by the coding sequence ATGGCTAGAAGAGTTATCAAAACAAATCCTAACCTCACTGAACTTATAAAAAATCTTAAAGATAAATCTTATAATGAGGAAGTAGCTATTTGGAAAGATGTTGCACAAAGACTAGAAAGGGCAAGTAGAAGACAAGCAGAAGTTAACTTGTCTGATATTAACAGGGTTTCTGAAGAAAATCAAACTGTACTTGTTCCAGGTAAAGTTTTATCTAATGGTCAACTTGACCATGAAGTTAGCATTGCAGCATTAAAATTTTCAAAGACAGCTCAAGAAAAAATTGAAAAATCTGGTGGAGAATGTATTTCTATCAGTGAGATAATCGAGAAAAATCCTAAAGGTAGTAATATAAAAATTGTTGAATAA
- a CDS encoding isopentenyl phosphate kinase translates to MIILKLGGSILTNKNSKKAEVNYTNLNRIANEIKNALINKGMDNFINNNSSDQGLVIIHGAGSYGHPPAKKYEIGNNFNNDEYPKKRIGFSKTQICVKKLNTIICDVLVNHGLPCVSIQASSFITTKNKRINNFNLDLIERYIDEGFIPVIYGDVVLDDELKVAVLSGDQILQYIAINLNLSSKSNKKEVILGTDVNGVYTKNPKKYDDAKHIPVLTSLDDIDELDSTTNIDVTGGMIGKIKELLELAELGIESKIINANEDGNILDALNNKDIKGTRIK, encoded by the coding sequence ATGATAATTTTAAAGCTTGGTGGAAGTATACTAACTAATAAAAACTCAAAAAAAGCTGAGGTTAATTATACTAACTTAAATAGAATAGCTAATGAAATTAAAAATGCTCTTATTAATAAAGGAATGGATAATTTTATTAATAACAATTCTAGTGATCAAGGTTTAGTAATTATTCATGGTGCTGGTTCTTATGGACATCCTCCTGCAAAAAAATATGAAATTGGAAATAATTTTAATAATGATGAGTATCCTAAAAAAAGAATAGGATTCTCAAAAACTCAAATTTGTGTAAAAAAATTAAATACTATAATATGTGATGTTTTGGTTAATCATGGGTTGCCATGTGTATCTATTCAAGCTTCTTCGTTTATTACTACAAAAAATAAAAGAATAAATAATTTTAATTTAGATTTAATTGAGAGATATATTGATGAAGGATTTATACCTGTAATATACGGAGATGTAGTCCTTGATGATGAACTAAAGGTAGCTGTACTTTCTGGTGATCAAATTTTACAGTATATAGCGATAAATTTAAACTTATCTTCAAAATCAAATAAAAAAGAAGTTATTTTAGGAACAGATGTTAATGGTGTTTATACAAAAAATCCTAAAAAATATGATGATGCAAAGCATATTCCAGTACTTACTTCTTTAGATGATATTGATGAATTAGATTCAACAACCAATATTGATGTTACTGGTGGAATGATTGGTAAAATAAAAGAATTATTGGAGTTGGCAGAGCTTGGTATAGAGTCTAAAATTATCAATGCTAATGAAGATGGTAATATCTTAGATGCATTAAATAATAAAGATATTAAAGGAACTAGAATAAAATAA